The window ATACAACAGGCTTAATATTTAATGCCGTCGGTAACTTATTTAGACATTTCAGTTTGAATAAGCTTTCTGGCCCTGTGGGAATTTACTCACAGACTGTTCAAGTTTCGAATATGGGCTTTACTTATTTACTAGCATTTTTAGCCATGATTTCTATCAATTTAGGAATTGTCAACTTAATTCCAATTCCCGGTTTAGATGGTGGAAAGCTGCTACTTAATTTAGTTCAGTTAGTTATTAGAAAACCAATTCCTGAAGATAAGGAAGCTATTGTAGATGTAATCGGTTTTGTCATTTTATTATTGCTTATTGTGGCAGTAACTGGAAATGATATTTATCGCTATTTTATTAAGTAAATTTTTGGAGGAATAAATGCGTCAATCAAAATTTTTTATGCCAACGTTAAAAGAGGCACCTTCTGATGCTGTAGCAAAAAGTCACCAATTAATGCTTAGAGGTGGTTATATTCGTCAGGTAACGGCGGGAGTATATGCATACTTACCTTTAGGTTACCGCGTATTGCGCAAGGCGGAAAATATTATTGAAGAAGAAATGGACAATATTAATGTACCTGAAATGATTATGCCTCATCTCTTGCCTGCTACTCTTTGGCAAGAATCTGGTCGTTATAAAAAATATGGCGCAGAAATGTTTAAACTTCAAGACCGTCATGGACGTGAAAGTTTGCTTGGTCCAACACACGAAGAAACTTTTACTGAAATTGTTGCTAAGAATTTAAAGAGTTACAAGCAAATGCCACTTGCTTTATACCAAATTCAAACTAAATTCCGTGATGAAAACCGTCCACGTTTCGGGTTGCTTCGTGGAAGAGAATTTGTGATGCTTGATGGCTACAGCTTTGCCGCAACTCGCGAACAATTAGATGAGCAATTTGATGATCAAAAGGGAGCATATTTAAAGATTTTTAATCGTGCTGGAGTAACTGTTCACCCAGTTATTGCGGATTCAGGTACAATGGGTGGAAAGAATTCAACAGAATTTCAAGCACCTGCTGCAATTGGTGAAGATACAATTGCTACCAATGAAAAGGGAACATATGCTGCTAACCTCGAAATGGCTAAAAGTATTGATACCTTTAAACAAGATCCAGAAGAAGCAAAAGAATTAAGTAAGGTATCTACTCCAGGCATGGACACAATTGAAAAGCTAGCTGACTTTCTTAAAGTTCCTGCAACTAGAATTGTTAAGAGCATTTTATACATTGCAGATGATCAAAAAGTTTTAGTTTTAATTCGTGGCGATAAAGAAATTAACGAAGTTAAGTTGGGTCACGTATTAGATGCTGATGAAGTTAGAACTGCAAATGCTGAGGAATTAGTAGAGATTACTGGTTCAGAAAAAGGCGGAGTTGGACCAATTGGCGCTGATTGGGCAGATAAGATCGTTGCTGATGAAACAGTTAAGGACTTATACAATGTAGTAGTTGGTGCAAATGAAACTGATTATCAATATCAAAACGCTAACTTGGACCGTGATTTTAAGGTTGATGAATTTGCTGATATTCGTACAGCAAATGAAGGTGAACCAGATCCAGTTGATCATTTGCCATTGAAATTTACTACAAGTATCGAAGTTGGTCATATTTTCAAATTAGGTACTTACTATACTGATACTATGGGTGCTGATTTCTTAGATAACAATGGTAAGGCTAAACCAGTAATCATGGGCTCTTACGGAATTGGTGTAACTAGAATGCTTTCAGCAGCCGTTGAACAACACTTAACTGAAAACGGAATTGCTTGGCCAAAGGAAATTGCTCCATTTGCTATTCATCTAATTCAAATGAAGATGAAAGATGAAACTCAAACTGAATTGGCCGAAAAACTTGAAAAAGAACTTTCAGCTAAGTATGATGTTTTATACGATGATAGAAATGAACGTCCAGGTGTTAAATTTAATGATGCTGATTTAGTAGGAGCACCATTGAGAATTACAATTGGTCGAAAAGCAAAAGATGGTATTGTAGAAGTAAAGCGTCCAACTGATGAAAAAGCTGTTGAAGTTAATATTTCTGATTTGGATGCTGTGATTGCAAAAGAGTTAGGATAATTTTTGTGACAAAAAAGAACGAACTTTTCAAAAAACTATTAGATCAAATTAAGTTTCCTGATAAGTTTGAAGATAACGATATTGTCCAAAATGGTGAAATTGAAAACGTGGATGTATACGCTAATGAAAGAAAGTGGCAAATCCACGTTTTTTTTGATACACCACTAGATTTTGAAACTTATCGTTCTCTTAATGAACTTATTCATCAAACTTTTGAGCCTTTTGTAAACGTTGAATTATTAGTTCAAACAAGAGATGGAAATAGTAAAAAATTACCATCATATTGGACTTATGCTATTCAAAATTCGACTAATCTAAAGCCAGCTGTCCGAGAATTTTTACAAGGACAAGCTCCACATTTAGAAAAAGAAAAATGGCTAATTCCAACCCAGAATAATGTTGTAAATGGATTACTTTCGGAGCAAGTTTTAGCCGAATTAAATAGCGAATTCAGACGCTACGGATTTTTTAATATTAAGTTCACTACTAAGGTTGATGAAACAAATATTGATGAAAATTTGAGAAGCTTAGAGCAAGTTCAAGCACAACATGAGTCTGCTATGCAGGAATTTTATGAGAAACAACCTGCTGAACCTAAGAAAAAGATGCCTGTTAAAAGTACGAGAATGGGCAGTAAAAAGGTTGATAAGAAGGCTAAGTTTATTCAGATTCAAGATTTGGAAGACGGAAGCGGAAATGTGGCTATTGAAGGACACATTTTTAATACCGATATTCACGAATTGAAGTCTGGAAGCGTAATATTTACAGGTGAAATAACTGACTATACTGATTCAATCAGTTTTAAGAAATTTGTTTCTGATAAAGACCAAATTGATTATTTGAAGGGAATTAAACCTGGTGTTTGGGCACGCATGCAAGGTTATGCAGCTGATGATCAATATCAGCATGATGTTGTTTTCAACATTCGAAACCTAGAGTTAATTGAACATAAGGGACGCGAAGAAAAATATGAAGGTGAAGAAAAAAGGGTTGAGCTTCATCTTCATACAAACATGAGTCAACTAGATGCAACAAGTACGGCTAGTGATTTTATTAAAACTGCGAAGAAATTTGGTCAAAAAGCAATTGCAATAACTGACCACGCCGATGTGCAAGCCTTCCCAGAAGCATATCATACTGGTGCAAGTGAAAAGATGAAGATCTTATACGGCTACGAAGCTAATATGATTGATGACCATGCCTTACTTGTGTTAAATCCTACAGAAATGGATTATCGTGATCGCGAATATGTAATTTTCGATGTTGAAACAACTGGTCTTTCATCTGTTTATGACACTATTATCGAAATTGGTGCAGTAAAAATGAAAAATGGGGAAGTGCTTGAAAGATTTGATGAATTTATCAATCCGCATCATCCCTTGAGTGATACCACTATTAATTTGACTTCGATTACTGATGAAATGGTTGGAGCAGCTGATGATGAGAAAGACGTCATCAAGAAATTTAAAGACTTTTATGGTGATCGTCCATTGTGTGGTCACAATGTTCAATTCGACGTTGGTTTTGTGAATGCTGCTTTGCGCCGTGCTGGTTTAGACGAAATTTCTCAGCCTGTTGTTGATACACTTGAGGTTTCAAGACTTTTACACCCTGAACAGACGCGTCACACGTTAGATTCTCTAGCCAAAAAATATAATGTGGTTTTGGAACATCACCACCGTGCCAACCAGGATGCCGAAGCAACTGGATATTTAATGTTTAAATTACTTGATGCTTTCAACGCTCGTTTCCATGAAGCAGATTTAGGGAAAATGAACGATTATGCTAAGTATGGTCAAGTTTACAAGAGAGCTAAACCCAGTCATATGAGTGTTCTTGCTTTAAACCAAGAGGGCTTAAAGAATATGTACAAACTTGTTTCACTGGCAAGTACTAAATACTTTTACCGCATTCCCAGAACACCTAAGTCTGAGCTAAGAAAATACCATAAAGGATTATTATTTGGCAGTGGATGCTGGCAAGGCGATGTATTCATTTCAATGATGCAAAAGGGATACGATGAAGCAAGAGAAAAGGCACGTTTTTATGACTATCTTGAAGTGCAACCACCAGCAGCTTATCAAACACTAATTGAAGACGATTTGATTAAGGATGAAGACGAGTTACATGAAATTATTCAGAATATTTATAAACTTGGTAAAGAACTAAATAAGCCCGTTGTAGCGACTGGAGATTCACATTATGTAGAACCTCACGAAGCAATTTATCGTAAAATTTTATTAGCGGCTCAAAAAGCAAATCCTAATCGAAATAAAAACTTACCTGATTTACATTTTTATTCAACTCAAGAGATGCTTGATGCCTTTAGTTTCTTAGGCGAAGATGTTGCTAAAGAAATTGTAATCGAGAATACAAATAAGCTAGCTGATCAAATTGAAGAAATCGCTCCAATTAAGAGTGGTTTATATCCTCCACATATTGAAAATGCAGATCAAGAAATGAAAGATCTGACCTACAATAAGGCTTACGAATTATATGGAAAGCCACTACCAAAGATTGTAGAAGATAGAATTGAGCTTGAATTGAATTCTATTATTTCAAATGGGTATGCCGTTATTTATTTGATTTCTCAACGACTCGTTGCTAAATCAAATAAAGATGGGTATTTAGTTGGTTCTCGTGGATCAGTTGGTTCTAGTTTAGTTGCGACAATGTCTGGAATTACTGAGGTTAATCCTTTGGCTCCGCATTATCGTTGTCCAAACTGTAAATATTCAAAGTTCTTTGAAAATGGTGAATATGGTTCTGGCTATGACTTACCAGACAAAAATTGTCCTAAATGTGGTACCCCTTTAGTTAAGGATGGACAAGATATTCCGTTTGCTACTTTCTTAGGTTTCCATGGAGACAAGGTTCCTGATATCGATTTGAACTTCTCTGGAGACTATCAGCCAGTGGCACATAACTATATTCGAGTTATGTTTGGACCTGACAATTCATTTAGGGCGGGAACTATTGCCACAGTTGCTGATAAGACTGCGTATGGATATGTTAAGCACTATGAAGATGAAAATGAATTGCATTTAAGAAATGCTGAGCTTGACCGTTTAGCTGCCGGCGCTTCAGGAGTGAAAAGAACCACGGGTCAGCACCCAGCGGGAATTGTTGTGGTTCCTGATGATATGGATATTTATGACTTTACTCCGGTTCAATATCCTGCTGATGACTTAAGTGCTGCTTGGCTTACAACACACTTTGATTTCCATTCTATTCACGATAATATTTTGAAGTTTGATATTCTGGGACACGATGATCCGACGATGATCAGAATGCTTCAAGATTTATCTGGAATTGACCCATTAACTATTCCACCTGACGATCCGGGTGTGATGTCACTATTTTCAAGCCCAGAAATTTTAGGAGTTACTCCTGAACAAATTCAATCAAAGACTGGAACCTTAGGTGTACCAGAATTTGGTACTAAATTTGTTAGAGGGATGCTTGAAGAAACTAAGCCGACAACTTTCTCAGAATTGTTGCAGATTTCAGGCTTGTCACACGGGACGGACGTATGGTTAGGAAATGCAGAAGATTTAATTAATAACGGTACTTGCAAACTAAAGAACGTAATTGGTTGTCGTGACAACATCATGATGGACTTGATTCACTGGGGAGTAAAACCAGAAGTTGCTTTCTTTACAATGGAATCTGTGCGTCACGGTAAGGGAATTAGTGATGAAAATATGGAAATCTTGAAGAAGAATGATAAGATCCCTGACTGGTATATTCCTTCTTGTTTAAAGATTAAGTATATGTTCCCTAAGGCCCATGCGACTGCTTATATTTTGATGGCTCTTAGAATTGCTTGGTTTAAAGTCTATTATCCTGTAATTTACTATGCTTCATACTTTTCTGTTCGTGCTGATTTATTTGATTTAGTAGCGATGAGTCATGGAAAGAACACGGTTAAAGCAGCAATGAAGGAAATTCAGGATAAGGG of the Lactobacillus isalae genome contains:
- a CDS encoding PolC-type DNA polymerase III — translated: MTKKNELFKKLLDQIKFPDKFEDNDIVQNGEIENVDVYANERKWQIHVFFDTPLDFETYRSLNELIHQTFEPFVNVELLVQTRDGNSKKLPSYWTYAIQNSTNLKPAVREFLQGQAPHLEKEKWLIPTQNNVVNGLLSEQVLAELNSEFRRYGFFNIKFTTKVDETNIDENLRSLEQVQAQHESAMQEFYEKQPAEPKKKMPVKSTRMGSKKVDKKAKFIQIQDLEDGSGNVAIEGHIFNTDIHELKSGSVIFTGEITDYTDSISFKKFVSDKDQIDYLKGIKPGVWARMQGYAADDQYQHDVVFNIRNLELIEHKGREEKYEGEEKRVELHLHTNMSQLDATSTASDFIKTAKKFGQKAIAITDHADVQAFPEAYHTGASEKMKILYGYEANMIDDHALLVLNPTEMDYRDREYVIFDVETTGLSSVYDTIIEIGAVKMKNGEVLERFDEFINPHHPLSDTTINLTSITDEMVGAADDEKDVIKKFKDFYGDRPLCGHNVQFDVGFVNAALRRAGLDEISQPVVDTLEVSRLLHPEQTRHTLDSLAKKYNVVLEHHHRANQDAEATGYLMFKLLDAFNARFHEADLGKMNDYAKYGQVYKRAKPSHMSVLALNQEGLKNMYKLVSLASTKYFYRIPRTPKSELRKYHKGLLFGSGCWQGDVFISMMQKGYDEAREKARFYDYLEVQPPAAYQTLIEDDLIKDEDELHEIIQNIYKLGKELNKPVVATGDSHYVEPHEAIYRKILLAAQKANPNRNKNLPDLHFYSTQEMLDAFSFLGEDVAKEIVIENTNKLADQIEEIAPIKSGLYPPHIENADQEMKDLTYNKAYELYGKPLPKIVEDRIELELNSIISNGYAVIYLISQRLVAKSNKDGYLVGSRGSVGSSLVATMSGITEVNPLAPHYRCPNCKYSKFFENGEYGSGYDLPDKNCPKCGTPLVKDGQDIPFATFLGFHGDKVPDIDLNFSGDYQPVAHNYIRVMFGPDNSFRAGTIATVADKTAYGYVKHYEDENELHLRNAELDRLAAGASGVKRTTGQHPAGIVVVPDDMDIYDFTPVQYPADDLSAAWLTTHFDFHSIHDNILKFDILGHDDPTMIRMLQDLSGIDPLTIPPDDPGVMSLFSSPEILGVTPEQIQSKTGTLGVPEFGTKFVRGMLEETKPTTFSELLQISGLSHGTDVWLGNAEDLINNGTCKLKNVIGCRDNIMMDLIHWGVKPEVAFFTMESVRHGKGISDENMEILKKNDKIPDWYIPSCLKIKYMFPKAHATAYILMALRIAWFKVYYPVIYYASYFSVRADLFDLVAMSHGKNTVKAAMKEIQDKGMDVSAKDKSLLTVLEIANECLERGIKIKMVDVNESEATDFKIIDDHTILAPFNAVPGLGDNAAKQIVAARAEQKFLSKEDLATRGKVSQTIMEYFENNGVLEGMPDQNQLSLF
- a CDS encoding proline--tRNA ligase, producing the protein MRQSKFFMPTLKEAPSDAVAKSHQLMLRGGYIRQVTAGVYAYLPLGYRVLRKAENIIEEEMDNINVPEMIMPHLLPATLWQESGRYKKYGAEMFKLQDRHGRESLLGPTHEETFTEIVAKNLKSYKQMPLALYQIQTKFRDENRPRFGLLRGREFVMLDGYSFAATREQLDEQFDDQKGAYLKIFNRAGVTVHPVIADSGTMGGKNSTEFQAPAAIGEDTIATNEKGTYAANLEMAKSIDTFKQDPEEAKELSKVSTPGMDTIEKLADFLKVPATRIVKSILYIADDQKVLVLIRGDKEINEVKLGHVLDADEVRTANAEELVEITGSEKGGVGPIGADWADKIVADETVKDLYNVVVGANETDYQYQNANLDRDFKVDEFADIRTANEGEPDPVDHLPLKFTTSIEVGHIFKLGTYYTDTMGADFLDNNGKAKPVIMGSYGIGVTRMLSAAVEQHLTENGIAWPKEIAPFAIHLIQMKMKDETQTELAEKLEKELSAKYDVLYDDRNERPGVKFNDADLVGAPLRITIGRKAKDGIVEVKRPTDEKAVEVNISDLDAVIAKELG